A single genomic interval of Methanooceanicella nereidis harbors:
- a CDS encoding NUDIX domain-containing protein, whose protein sequence is MKCRPLATDGIVIKGDKIVFIRRKNEPYRDMLALPGGFVEDDETTEAAAKREVKEETGLEAEILKLVGVYSKPHRDPRGPVVSICYLMKAIGGELKASTDARDVVLLSFNEMPDLAFDHNRMIDDAMSELRRII, encoded by the coding sequence ATGAAATGCCGTCCTCTTGCAACGGATGGGATCGTCATAAAGGGCGATAAAATAGTATTTATAAGAAGAAAGAATGAACCTTACAGAGATATGTTAGCTCTCCCGGGTGGGTTCGTCGAGGATGATGAGACGACCGAAGCGGCAGCAAAGAGAGAGGTCAAAGAAGAGACGGGACTGGAAGCCGAAATTCTTAAGCTTGTTGGAGTCTATTCAAAGCCTCATAGAGACCCGAGAGGGCCGGTGGTATCAATCTGCTACCTGATGAAAGCCATTGGCGGTGAGTTAAAGGCATCGACGGATGCGAGAGATGTTGTCCTTTTAAGCTTTAACGAGATGCCTGACCTGGCTTTCGATCATAACAGGATGATCGATGACGCCATGAGTGAACTCAGGAGGATCATTTAA
- a CDS encoding transcription factor S, with amino-acid sequence MEFCPKCKSMMRPSGGVLKCRKCGFEKKAGNEAIIVGGAASKPEREITVLEGKDDAGLPTTDEQKCPECGNQKAYWWMRQLRSADESEVRFFRCTACGKTWREYN; translated from the coding sequence ATGGAATTCTGTCCAAAATGCAAGAGTATGATGAGACCTTCCGGCGGTGTTTTAAAATGCCGGAAATGCGGTTTCGAGAAGAAAGCCGGCAACGAGGCCATTATTGTCGGAGGCGCGGCAAGCAAGCCCGAGCGTGAAATAACTGTACTGGAAGGAAAAGACGACGCAGGACTTCCGACCACGGATGAGCAAAAGTGCCCCGAGTGCGGTAACCAGAAGGCATACTGGTGGATGAGACAGCTCAGGAGCGCCGATGAAAGCGAAGTGCGTTTCTTCAGATGCACCGCGTGCGGAAAGACGTGGAGAGAGTATAATTAA
- a CDS encoding DNA polymerase sliding clamp, giving the protein MFKAIINADVFKDAIEAVSTLVDEAKFRINADGISARAVDPANVAMVAFDLNAKAFESYEATEGEIGVDLARLMDILGMASKDDRIELSLNEETRKLEIRTGGLAYTLSLLDPSSIRKEPKVPNLELPAKIVLNGADMKRAVKAAEKVSDHMALGVAGKTFYVEAEGDLDKVRLDIPESNLISIQASSDVRSLFSLDYLNDLAKSLGKAESVSIDLGSDYPVKFNFNIAGGNGSVTYLLAPRIESD; this is encoded by the coding sequence ATGTTTAAGGCAATAATTAATGCTGATGTCTTTAAAGATGCCATAGAAGCGGTCTCGACTCTGGTAGACGAGGCTAAGTTCAGGATAAATGCTGATGGCATTTCCGCAAGGGCTGTTGACCCGGCCAACGTTGCGATGGTGGCCTTCGACCTGAACGCAAAGGCATTCGAGTCGTATGAAGCGACTGAAGGCGAGATAGGGGTCGACCTGGCAAGGCTGATGGACATCCTCGGCATGGCATCGAAGGACGACCGCATAGAGTTAAGCCTTAACGAAGAGACCAGAAAGCTCGAGATCCGTACAGGAGGGCTCGCATATACCCTATCGCTTCTTGACCCGAGCTCGATAAGAAAAGAGCCGAAAGTGCCCAACCTGGAGCTCCCCGCGAAGATCGTGCTGAATGGCGCGGATATGAAAAGAGCGGTCAAGGCAGCGGAAAAAGTATCGGACCACATGGCCCTCGGGGTCGCCGGCAAGACTTTCTACGTGGAAGCCGAGGGTGACCTTGATAAAGTGCGCCTGGACATACCGGAATCGAACCTCATATCGATACAGGCAAGCTCCGACGTTAGGTCGTTATTCTCTCTGGACTACCTGAATGACCTGGCGAAGTCACTGGGTAAAGCTGAAAGCGTCTCTATAGACCTTGGTTCGGACTACCCGGTAAAGTTCAACTTTAATATCGCAGGCGGCAACGGTAGCGTAACCTACCTGCTCGCACCGAGGATCGAATCTGATTAA
- a CDS encoding Em GEA1 (EM1) yields the protein MVRRMETEKKGSMSVKDAGRKGGLSTSKSHDRKFYEMIGHKGGLKGGQRVRELIEKGKETEIRKS from the coding sequence ATGGTCAGGAGGATGGAAACGGAAAAGAAAGGAAGTATGAGTGTCAAGGATGCCGGTAGAAAAGGCGGCCTGTCAACCTCAAAGAGCCACGATCGCAAGTTCTATGAAATGATCGGGCACAAGGGGGGGTTAAAGGGCGGCCAGCGCGTCCGCGAGCTCATAGAGAAAGGAAAAGAGACTGAAATCCGAAAAAGCTGA
- the priL gene encoding DNA primase regulatory subunit PriL: MDVITFAKYPFLQESSLYVKEKGYSMDSIVNGRAFERVRARGKMRVLSAISGESPKTEELPEPEIELLTYPVSKMIISVIGDQYLSKRYALWESKRAHDFLMTENDETIVAVGREFGINTRMDGRYFILHFTDYLRYSATIKDMKWKLINKKMISGMVYVEKSVYARLLEEAVRERIYSTLFVDPPKGLDVALAPYVSEVKAALDKLKSEKSMVTDGEVSQGEFPPCMKYLLSELQKGVNLPHTARFALTSFLANIGLNKDEIMDLYRMAPDFREDLTRYQVEHITGSAGTEYTAPSCKTMMTYGNCYGKNRMCEWVTHPLSYYRKAIMRKKKNLEGLKPSDKKDMPVEVSSTDGGERKKENNE; encoded by the coding sequence ATGGACGTCATCACATTCGCAAAGTACCCGTTCTTGCAGGAATCATCGCTTTACGTTAAGGAAAAAGGATATTCCATGGACAGCATAGTGAACGGAAGGGCTTTCGAGAGAGTAAGGGCAAGAGGGAAAATGCGTGTGCTCAGCGCGATATCGGGAGAGAGCCCGAAGACTGAGGAGTTGCCGGAGCCTGAGATCGAACTGCTGACATACCCTGTGTCAAAGATGATCATTTCCGTTATTGGGGACCAATACCTATCAAAGCGCTATGCGCTGTGGGAATCGAAACGTGCCCATGATTTCCTCATGACCGAGAATGACGAGACCATAGTCGCCGTCGGCAGGGAGTTCGGGATTAACACGCGCATGGACGGCAGGTATTTTATATTACATTTTACGGACTACCTGAGATATTCAGCGACCATTAAGGACATGAAATGGAAGCTCATCAATAAAAAGATGATCTCAGGCATGGTATATGTAGAAAAAAGCGTTTATGCGAGGCTTCTGGAAGAGGCTGTCAGGGAGAGAATATACTCCACGCTGTTCGTCGATCCGCCCAAAGGCCTTGATGTCGCCCTTGCGCCGTATGTCTCTGAGGTAAAGGCAGCGCTGGATAAGCTCAAGAGCGAGAAAAGCATGGTGACCGACGGCGAGGTCAGCCAGGGAGAGTTCCCGCCATGCATGAAATACCTTTTATCCGAACTTCAGAAAGGTGTCAACCTCCCGCATACGGCAAGGTTCGCCCTAACATCGTTCCTGGCCAACATAGGCCTGAACAAAGATGAGATAATGGACCTGTACAGGATGGCCCCCGATTTCAGGGAAGACCTGACAAGGTACCAGGTTGAGCATATAACGGGCTCTGCCGGCACCGAATACACGGCGCCTTCCTGCAAGACCATGATGACCTACGGTAACTGCTATGGTAAGAACAGGATGTGCGAATGGGTCACTCATCCTCTGTCGTATTACAGAAAAGCCATCATGAGAAAGAAGAAAAACCTGGAAGGTTTAAAGCCTTCGGATAAAAAAGACATGCCTGTTGAAGTATCTTCGACTGACGGCGGAGAGCGGAAAAAGGAAAATAATGAATAA
- a CDS encoding flavodoxin family protein, with protein MKTLILCESVHHNNTAKVAAEIASVIGAEVLKPSEADVRTLEGYDLIGFGSGIFMGKMHKNLVVFVEKMPALNKKAFVFSTSGSGEYKYHDAMKKMLADKGLRVTGEFVCKGWDTVGPLKLVGGINKDRPNEGDLKSAREFAEKLKAN; from the coding sequence ATGAAGACATTGATACTATGCGAATCAGTACATCATAACAATACTGCAAAGGTGGCAGCGGAGATAGCCTCAGTGATCGGAGCTGAAGTATTAAAGCCTTCAGAGGCGGATGTCAGGACACTGGAAGGATATGACCTGATAGGGTTCGGCTCGGGCATATTCATGGGCAAGATGCATAAGAACCTGGTCGTGTTCGTGGAAAAGATGCCTGCGCTCAATAAAAAGGCTTTTGTCTTCTCTACCAGCGGCAGCGGTGAATACAAGTACCATGATGCTATGAAAAAAATGCTGGCCGATAAAGGCTTACGGGTCACCGGGGAGTTCGTGTGTAAAGGCTGGGACACTGTCGGCCCCCTTAAACTGGTCGGCGGCATCAATAAAGACAGGCCGAACGAGGGCGACCTTAAAAGCGCAAGAGAGTTCGCAGAAAAACTGAAGGCGAACTGA
- a CDS encoding TetR/AcrR family transcriptional regulator, whose translation MATSRRKEREKEQRRNTIIDAAEKLFFSKGYDNVTMGNIAKECELAKGTLYLYYKNKESLYAAVAIRGCKILNEMFKKRVPKKKTGLEKILETGFVYMDLYKKYPDYYNLMRYSDTIKPEMIDEAIAAELKRMADDGMGIMYDSIRSGIADGSIMEDVNPLMTAMFLIRSTESVIDISETDKKSLETMGVSHDDLIRYSLEMMRRAIEKRPCDKDRRQ comes from the coding sequence ATGGCGACCAGCAGGAGAAAGGAGCGAGAAAAAGAGCAGCGGCGTAACACGATCATAGATGCGGCCGAGAAGCTGTTTTTTTCGAAAGGGTATGATAACGTTACAATGGGGAACATCGCAAAAGAATGCGAGCTCGCAAAAGGTACGCTATACCTGTATTATAAGAATAAGGAGTCACTTTACGCGGCAGTCGCTATCAGGGGCTGTAAGATATTGAACGAGATGTTCAAAAAACGTGTCCCGAAGAAAAAGACCGGGCTTGAAAAAATACTTGAAACCGGATTTGTATACATGGATCTCTATAAAAAATACCCCGACTATTATAACCTCATGCGGTACTCGGATACCATCAAGCCGGAAATGATAGACGAGGCTATTGCCGCCGAACTAAAAAGAATGGCGGATGACGGCATGGGGATCATGTATGATTCCATACGGTCGGGCATTGCAGACGGCTCTATTATGGAAGACGTTAATCCCCTGATGACCGCTATGTTCCTGATCAGATCGACGGAAAGCGTCATCGACATTTCCGAGACCGATAAAAAGTCTCTTGAAACGATGGGCGTAAGTCACGATGATCTCATTCGTTATTCGCTAGAAATGATGAGGCGTGCAATTGAAAAAAGACCTTGTGATAAAGACAGGAGGCAATAA
- a CDS encoding DHH family phosphoesterase, translating to MSIECPTCLGKGYHIKDEQTCEQCDGTGKAAKSVNLMSVQEKDIKAMLSGFCPKCKGSGKIQVREKCKDCAGTGKLSSCQVCGKPLKAGYDLCADCRDMRPVFKLGPACDVSDLDIGKTYLGKVANLADFGVFVNLNDQTKGLIHSSNVRKPYVPGEEVMVKINTIKPNGNFDLIPHKVTEFKLIEVEKKLPRTNASDINKFVNKLVSVSGEVVQIKQTSGPTIFTVTEETGTVSCAAFVEAGMRAYPDVTLEDIVRVTGEITMRNNGLQLEVLDMKKLAGDDAAEIKTIIENAIDERAKPAHVEFLVESEVLEKLRPQMEKVAHRIRRAILKSQPIVVRHHADADGICAGVAVERACLPLIKKQGDTDAEYHFFGRSPSKAPFYELEDINKDLVMALEDNERFGQTMPLILLMDNGSTEEDMDAYKYAKVYGLDLLVVDHHHPDEIVDQYVKGHVNPYHVGGDFGITAGMLGTELARMINPDVENEVKHLAAVAAVGDRSEAPERAKYLALVQEKYPENELKKIALALDYEQFWLRYNDGRGIVNDILNFNSEARHKALVELLYEQANMMITNQLETSMPHVKTAELPSGALLHVIDVENFAHKFTFPAPGKTTGEIHDLMCKKYEGKPIVTLGFGPDFAVLRSRGVQMNIPRMVRELREEIKGGGVSGGGHLVVGSIKFVEGMRKDVLDALTHKIGQAPV from the coding sequence ATGAGTATTGAGTGTCCAACATGCCTGGGTAAAGGCTATCATATTAAAGACGAACAAACCTGCGAGCAGTGCGATGGGACCGGCAAAGCGGCGAAAAGCGTTAACCTGATGAGCGTGCAAGAAAAAGACATCAAGGCGATGCTCTCCGGATTTTGCCCGAAATGCAAAGGCAGCGGCAAGATACAGGTGCGCGAGAAATGCAAGGACTGTGCGGGTACAGGGAAGCTCTCCAGCTGCCAGGTATGCGGCAAGCCTCTTAAGGCGGGATACGACCTTTGCGCGGACTGCAGGGACATGCGTCCCGTATTCAAGCTCGGCCCTGCCTGCGACGTATCCGACCTTGACATCGGCAAGACCTATCTCGGAAAGGTCGCTAACCTGGCGGATTTCGGCGTTTTCGTCAACCTGAACGACCAGACCAAAGGTCTCATACATTCCAGCAACGTCCGTAAGCCATACGTGCCCGGCGAAGAGGTAATGGTAAAGATCAACACGATAAAGCCAAACGGTAATTTCGATCTGATACCCCATAAAGTGACCGAGTTCAAGCTGATCGAAGTCGAAAAGAAGCTTCCGAGGACAAATGCCAGCGACATCAATAAGTTCGTAAATAAGCTGGTGTCCGTAAGCGGTGAGGTCGTCCAGATAAAACAGACCAGCGGGCCAACGATATTCACGGTCACCGAAGAGACCGGCACAGTATCATGCGCGGCGTTCGTAGAGGCCGGCATGAGAGCTTACCCTGACGTCACTCTGGAGGACATCGTTAGGGTCACCGGCGAGATCACCATGCGCAACAACGGCTTGCAGCTCGAAGTCCTTGATATGAAAAAACTGGCCGGCGATGATGCGGCAGAGATAAAGACCATCATAGAGAATGCGATAGACGAAAGGGCTAAACCCGCCCATGTCGAATTCCTTGTGGAAAGCGAAGTGCTTGAAAAGCTCAGGCCTCAGATGGAGAAGGTCGCTCACAGGATAAGGCGCGCCATCTTAAAGTCCCAGCCAATCGTCGTAAGGCATCATGCTGACGCCGACGGCATATGCGCCGGCGTAGCGGTCGAAAGGGCATGCCTTCCGCTTATCAAAAAGCAGGGCGACACGGATGCCGAGTATCATTTCTTTGGCAGGTCCCCCTCGAAGGCCCCGTTCTATGAGCTTGAAGACATAAACAAGGACCTGGTCATGGCGCTTGAGGATAATGAAAGGTTCGGCCAGACCATGCCGCTGATACTGCTGATGGACAACGGGTCCACCGAAGAAGATATGGACGCGTATAAATACGCGAAAGTATACGGCCTGGACTTACTCGTCGTGGACCATCATCACCCGGACGAGATAGTCGACCAGTACGTAAAAGGTCACGTCAACCCCTACCATGTGGGCGGCGATTTCGGCATCACGGCAGGAATGCTGGGCACCGAGCTTGCAAGGATGATCAACCCTGACGTCGAGAATGAAGTGAAGCATCTCGCCGCAGTTGCCGCGGTCGGGGACAGGTCAGAGGCTCCGGAGAGGGCAAAATATCTCGCGCTCGTACAGGAGAAGTACCCTGAGAATGAGCTTAAGAAGATCGCTCTTGCACTGGACTACGAACAGTTCTGGCTAAGGTATAACGACGGCAGGGGCATAGTGAACGACATACTTAACTTTAACAGCGAAGCCCGTCACAAGGCTCTTGTAGAGCTACTGTATGAGCAGGCGAACATGATGATAACCAATCAGCTCGAGACCTCTATGCCGCATGTCAAGACTGCGGAGCTTCCGAGCGGTGCGCTCCTGCATGTCATAGACGTGGAGAATTTCGCCCATAAGTTCACGTTCCCGGCGCCGGGTAAGACCACGGGTGAGATACACGATCTAATGTGCAAGAAATATGAGGGCAAGCCGATAGTGACGCTCGGGTTCGGCCCGGACTTCGCAGTGCTGAGGTCTAGAGGCGTCCAGATGAACATCCCGAGGATGGTCCGCGAACTCCGCGAAGAGATAAAGGGCGGAGGGGTCAGCGGCGGAGGACACCTCGTCGTCGGCTCCATTAAGTTCGTCGAGGGCATGAGGAAAGACGTGCTCGATGCATTGACCCATAAGATAGGCCAGGCGCCCGTGTGA
- a CDS encoding cation diffusion facilitator family transporter, producing MVNINSDIDALNKEKTSTARLSIISNTLLVFMKLTVGLMIGSVSVLSEAIHSGIDLVAAMIAYFSVRKSSMPPDREHAFGHGKIENLSGTIEAILIFVAAALIIKEAYTKITYGVEMEDVTLGIAVMLVSAIVNFFVSQKLMQTAKKTESIALEADAWHLRTDVLTSLGVFAGLVVIKLSGIAILDPVIAIIVALFILKAAFELTIKSVTDLLDTKLPAEEEEEIRKIISDHSSQFVGFHNLRTRKAGSDRFVDLHLVVSRGSSVEEAHGLADHIEKDVKERFPRASVLIHVEPCGERCKCEDCGAECVKKDLMKE from the coding sequence ATGGTTAACATAAATTCTGACATTGATGCTTTGAATAAAGAAAAGACAAGTACAGCCCGCTTATCTATCATTTCGAACACGCTGCTCGTGTTCATGAAACTGACAGTGGGGCTGATGATAGGTTCAGTAAGTGTTTTATCAGAGGCTATACACTCCGGTATCGATCTTGTGGCGGCGATGATAGCCTATTTTTCGGTAAGAAAATCCAGCATGCCGCCCGATAGGGAGCATGCCTTCGGGCACGGTAAGATAGAGAACCTGTCCGGGACGATAGAGGCGATACTGATATTCGTCGCGGCCGCTCTGATCATTAAAGAGGCATACACGAAGATCACATATGGCGTAGAGATGGAAGATGTGACACTTGGTATAGCGGTAATGCTGGTATCGGCCATAGTGAACTTCTTCGTATCCCAAAAACTTATGCAAACGGCAAAGAAGACCGAGAGCATCGCGCTCGAGGCCGATGCATGGCATCTGAGGACAGATGTGCTTACATCGCTGGGGGTATTCGCCGGGCTTGTTGTGATAAAACTGTCGGGCATTGCGATACTTGACCCGGTCATAGCCATAATAGTGGCTCTGTTCATACTTAAGGCCGCTTTCGAGCTGACAATCAAGTCCGTTACCGACCTTTTAGACACAAAACTGCCGGCAGAAGAAGAGGAAGAGATCAGGAAGATCATAAGCGACCATTCGAGCCAGTTCGTAGGGTTCCATAATCTTCGCACAAGAAAGGCGGGTTCTGACAGGTTTGTCGATCTTCACCTGGTAGTCTCAAGGGGATCCAGCGTCGAGGAAGCACATGGCCTTGCGGACCACATTGAAAAAGACGTCAAGGAAAGGTTCCCGAGGGCCAGCGTCCTGATCCATGTGGAGCCGTGCGGGGAAAGATGTAAATGCGAGGATTGCGGGGCAGAATGCGTTAAAAAGGATCTGATGAAGGAATGA
- a CDS encoding SemiSWEET family sugar transporter has translation MMDSIMLIGLVAGALTTSSSIPQVVRIIKTKSAKDVSGLFFIMMGAGMSLWLIYGIIRSDTAIILWNAVSLMFCMAILGLKKLYG, from the coding sequence ATGATGGATTCTATTATGCTTATTGGGCTGGTAGCGGGAGCTCTCACGACGAGCAGTTCGATACCACAGGTAGTCAGGATCATAAAGACAAAATCGGCGAAAGACGTATCAGGCCTCTTTTTTATCATGATGGGGGCGGGGATGTCGCTCTGGCTCATTTATGGCATCATCCGGTCCGATACTGCGATAATCTTATGGAACGCGGTCAGCCTGATGTTCTGTATGGCCATACTCGGGCTCAAAAAGCTGTACGGATAA
- a CDS encoding sensor histidine kinase, which yields MRINSIRTRITLILVTICVIVVLVLGSIWLFTTRETLKDHIYETNLQEAHFISNYIVQYIGNVTSDIELTASDRETINSILEYNESTLAFMANNLLKNTENADLVAITDEKGKLLYVTKPTNITDVLIYEWFNETIKRNKTYISPIFYSFTAKDYVFAVSSPVYESGKTIGIVNAVIKPGDLQESILGQQVIATSDIIVIDETGRVIIHSNESFIRERANLSSYLPFREVLKGKSDVVEYRNSWDQQPRYAAYAPIKNIGWGVVISTPTSIIYRPLEYQTLLIFATLVFSFLLSFVMGNYASKRISEPIIELSNSLKSVAKGDYSVRVKDAGDDEIGELARISNKMLDEIKARDQKIMAEKERSELFLDLMSHDISNHNQAILGFIEMAMLEENAGELKQLLQNALGSVNTSNQLITNVKKLRDIQNSRLDIKKMDLNDIIETVLNRELKNAGKDVTVEYGHVPNRYVRGCELLHVVFQNIIDNSIRYSGDKVTIWIDIDKDGGFYVVSIADDGKGIHDEVKQRLFYRMKKDELTIKGKGVGMYLSKMIMEQLEGDISVEDRIKGDYRSGTRFILKIPAFDQEQ from the coding sequence ATGAGGATAAATTCGATCAGGACGCGGATCACTCTTATACTTGTTACCATCTGTGTGATAGTCGTACTTGTGCTTGGAAGCATATGGCTGTTTACCACAAGAGAGACTCTCAAGGACCACATCTATGAAACTAACCTCCAGGAAGCCCACTTTATTTCTAACTATATAGTCCAGTATATAGGAAATGTCACATCAGACATTGAATTAACGGCTTCCGATCGCGAGACCATCAACTCTATCCTTGAATATAATGAATCGACTCTTGCCTTTATGGCAAATAACCTCCTGAAGAATACGGAAAATGCTGATCTTGTTGCCATAACTGACGAAAAAGGCAAGTTACTGTATGTGACAAAGCCAACAAATATCACCGATGTCTTGATCTACGAATGGTTTAACGAGACGATAAAAAGAAATAAGACTTACATATCTCCGATATTCTATAGTTTTACTGCAAAGGACTATGTTTTTGCGGTATCATCCCCTGTATACGAAAGCGGTAAGACGATCGGTATCGTTAACGCAGTCATAAAACCCGGAGACCTTCAGGAAAGCATACTCGGGCAACAGGTCATCGCTACCAGCGATATTATCGTTATTGATGAGACGGGCAGGGTCATTATACACAGTAATGAGTCTTTCATCAGGGAAAGGGCCAACCTGTCGTCATATCTTCCTTTCCGTGAAGTGCTAAAAGGCAAAAGCGACGTTGTCGAATACCGGAATAGCTGGGATCAACAGCCCCGGTACGCGGCTTATGCCCCAATTAAGAACATTGGCTGGGGCGTGGTGATATCCACCCCGACAAGCATAATATACCGGCCTCTTGAGTATCAGACGCTCCTGATATTCGCCACCCTGGTATTTTCATTTTTACTCTCTTTTGTTATGGGGAACTATGCTTCAAAACGCATAAGCGAACCTATCATAGAGCTCTCAAATTCCTTAAAAAGTGTCGCAAAGGGCGATTATTCTGTAAGGGTTAAGGATGCGGGTGACGACGAGATAGGCGAGCTCGCGCGCATCTCTAATAAAATGCTGGACGAGATCAAAGCCAGAGATCAAAAAATAATGGCAGAAAAGGAGCGTTCAGAGCTTTTCCTTGACCTTATGAGCCATGACATCAGCAATCATAACCAGGCAATCCTGGGATTTATTGAGATGGCGATGCTTGAGGAAAATGCCGGAGAGCTAAAGCAACTATTACAAAATGCTCTCGGCTCAGTGAATACCAGTAACCAGCTTATCACGAACGTAAAAAAATTGAGGGACATACAGAACTCAAGACTTGATATAAAGAAAATGGACCTGAACGATATTATCGAAACCGTCCTGAACAGGGAATTGAAAAATGCCGGTAAGGACGTTACCGTAGAATACGGGCACGTCCCGAATAGATATGTTCGGGGATGTGAACTGCTGCACGTAGTGTTTCAGAACATTATAGACAACAGCATAAGATACTCCGGTGATAAGGTAACCATCTGGATAGACATCGATAAAGATGGTGGATTTTATGTCGTCAGCATCGCAGATGACGGAAAGGGAATTCATGACGAGGTAAAACAACGTCTCTTTTACCGCATGAAAAAGGATGAGCTCACCATTAAGGGTAAAGGCGTTGGCATGTATCTGTCTAAAATGATAATGGAACAACTGGAAGGCGATATCAGTGTCGAGGACCGTATAAAAGGAGATTACAGGTCCGGGACCAGGTTTATTTTAAAGATCCCTGCCTTCGATCAGGAACAATAA
- a CDS encoding metal-dependent hydrolase: MDTFTHALFIAIALMLIRKPDLVPYGILGAVILDVDVLFRPLSDSFPQLYIFTHGGFTHSLAGAVITSTVLFAVAVTIPGPGFLRERISLSFEAGSLAAVLAGAISHVFLDFLAYPGIPLLYPLTDIKFTLGILSGPSVVLMLASIGYIILMRFGKAAIDRPQAYVCIFVIVMLACGGLKFYVDATTDGKTIPTIDPSRWLVIKEDQDSYSLEWYRLFEGASDLNVFQKYAGVSEDELGKYEAMPEVKRLRYNSYITTVEKNGSSIIYSDPLREQGYLWYPPDYKQYHIPDVA, translated from the coding sequence GTGGACACTTTTACGCATGCCCTGTTCATCGCTATCGCACTTATGCTTATCAGGAAGCCAGATCTTGTCCCATATGGCATTCTGGGGGCGGTAATACTCGACGTGGATGTACTGTTCAGGCCATTATCCGACAGTTTCCCGCAGCTTTACATATTCACGCACGGCGGCTTTACCCATAGCCTGGCAGGAGCCGTGATAACGTCCACTGTGTTATTCGCCGTCGCTGTCACGATTCCCGGTCCGGGTTTTCTGAGGGAGCGCATATCCCTGAGCTTTGAAGCCGGCTCACTGGCCGCTGTCCTAGCAGGCGCCATTTCTCACGTTTTTCTCGATTTTCTCGCATACCCGGGGATCCCGCTGCTATACCCGCTGACCGACATCAAGTTCACGCTCGGGATACTGTCCGGTCCGAGCGTGGTACTGATGCTGGCAAGTATCGGGTATATTATATTGATGAGATTCGGGAAAGCTGCGATCGACCGTCCGCAGGCTTATGTCTGCATCTTCGTAATTGTCATGCTGGCATGCGGAGGCTTGAAATTTTATGTCGATGCCACGACGGATGGGAAGACAATACCTACTATAGATCCGTCGAGGTGGCTGGTCATCAAAGAAGATCAGGATTCCTACTCACTAGAGTGGTATCGACTTTTTGAGGGGGCCTCGGATTTAAATGTATTTCAGAAATATGCGGGCGTCAGCGAGGATGAACTGGGTAAATATGAGGCAATGCCTGAAGTAAAGCGGTTAAGGTACAACTCCTATATCACGACGGTAGAGAAAAACGGTTCAAGCATCATTTATAGCGATCCGTTAAGGGAACAGGGATACCTCTGGTATCCTCCCGATTATAAACAATATCATATTCCCGATGTTGCTTAA